Genomic DNA from uncultured Vibrio sp.:
AGAACGTTAATAAAGTCGCGACTGCAATTCACTTGCGCTTCGACATACACCACTCAACATTACCGGAGTTCTATAAAGAGCGCCTGCTCGCGCTTTCGGACCACCGCATTTCAAAAGATGGTGTCATTATTATCAAAGCACAACAATTTCGGACGCAGGAACAAAACAAAGAAGACGCATTAAATCGACTTCAAGAGCTGATTACATCTGCAGCTGTACAACAAAAGAAGCGTATTAAAACAAAACCAACCCGCGCTTCACAACGTCGTCGGCTTGACAGTAAAAACAAGCAAGGCACAAAAAAACAGCAACGTAAGAAAGTACAATATTAAGCACAAGCAAATAACAAAGTAAAAATTTCATCTTCGTCTCACTGACAGCTCAATACGCCCGACCATTTATTCAGGAAACAGCAATATGACTATTCGGCAAAAACTCTACTTCCTTGGAGCTATCGCCATTTTAGGCATTGTGACCCTTTTGGCCACCTCGTCTCATTTCGCCAATCAGAGTAATGAACTCAACCACGCCATTAAACATGTAGGTGATTTGGAAATTCGCCTATTGAACTTACGCCGTAATGAGAAAGACTTTTTACTTCGTAGCGATTTAAAGTATCTAGAAAAGTTTAATCACAATGTCGACCAATTTCTGCAACTAGAGCAAGAACTCGCAGAAATTCTCACGGACTATGACCTCCCATCGAGTCATCAATTAAAAACAGATTTGCTAGCTTATCAAAAAGGATTTCAGACTTTAGTCTCCGCCTTTCAGCAGTACGGTCTTAACAGCGAAAGCGGGCTTTTGGCCCGATATGAACCGCTATTGCTTAATGCGAAGAAAGTTGCCGACCAACAGCAGATGCTTGCACTTATCCATTTTGATAACGCGATAAAATCAGGGCAATTTGATCGTAACGCACTGAACGGCATTGAAGCACCTGAATTGATGCAGGTTGCGGAGCAGGTCGCCAACCAAAAACAAATCGTTGGTACAGCCTACAACAAGGGTTTGCTTGGTGAGACTCGATCGCTGTCTCATGCCGTGGAGGAACAGTTCGATACGTTTTCTTCCATGATTGATAGCGCAGCAACTCAGCATGAAGAGAGCATGACGACCATCAAACAAGTCATCACAGCGCTAGTGCTGATTGTTCTATTTGCACTTATCTGGCAAATTTCTCGTTCAATCAACATTCGCGTAAGTAGTCTATTGACGACGATAAAAAACATCAGTGAGAGCAACAATATATCACTACGCTCCGATCTGGCGGGTAAAGATGAACTGTTTGATATCAGCCATCACCTTAATGATCTGTTAGAAAAACTTGAGCGTTTAATTCAAAACACACAAGAGAAGTCGATGCAATTGACCACAAGCACCGACAATATGCACCGTGAACTCGAA
This window encodes:
- the arfB gene encoding alternative ribosome rescue aminoacyl-tRNA hydrolase ArfB, with the protein product MLKIANSITLQEWEIQLSPIRAQGNGGQNVNKVATAIHLRFDIHHSTLPEFYKERLLALSDHRISKDGVIIIKAQQFRTQEQNKEDALNRLQELITSAAVQQKKRIKTKPTRASQRRRLDSKNKQGTKKQQRKKVQY
- a CDS encoding methyl-accepting chemotaxis protein, whose protein sequence is MTIRQKLYFLGAIAILGIVTLLATSSHFANQSNELNHAIKHVGDLEIRLLNLRRNEKDFLLRSDLKYLEKFNHNVDQFLQLEQELAEILTDYDLPSSHQLKTDLLAYQKGFQTLVSAFQQYGLNSESGLLARYEPLLLNAKKVADQQQMLALIHFDNAIKSGQFDRNALNGIEAPELMQVAEQVANQKQIVGTAYNKGLLGETRSLSHAVEEQFDTFSSMIDSAATQHEESMTTIKQVITALVLIVLFALIWQISRSINIRVSSLLTTIKNISESNNISLRSDLAGKDELFDISHHLNDLLEKLERLIQNTQEKSMQLTTSTDNMHRELEGVMEQFHSQTDHTTSMATAVQQMVATIGEISESTSVAVEGVHQAAKNAEQGRTVVEATVTNIGQLTGILSSSQQSISSLNQHVDKIGGAVNIIQEIADQTNLLALNAAIEAARAGEQGRGFAVVADEVRALASRTHQSTEEITRVVSDIQAQMSAVVSDIDQCNEQGQQTLSASEQLDASLQQIITDMHTIQGNSERIASAIEEQGIVMNQVSDSINELNVISENNMQSAKECLLEVDSVSAQAHDMDDAVAEFKTRVS